A single window of Ignavibacteriales bacterium DNA harbors:
- the rpmB gene encoding 50S ribosomal protein L28: protein MARVCEICGKKPMAGNHVSHAHNRSPRRFLPNLQSVRAKVDGSVRRITVCTNCIKSGKVQKAA, encoded by the coding sequence ATGGCAAGAGTTTGCGAAATCTGCGGCAAAAAACCAATGGCCGGAAATCATGTAAGCCACGCCCACAACCGATCGCCCCGACGGTTTCTTCCTAACCTCCAATCGGTGCGAGCAAAAGTCGATGGTTCAGTTCGGCGCATCACGGTGTGTACAAACTGCATTAAATCCGGCAAGGTTCAGAAAGCCGCCTAA
- the tsaD gene encoding tRNA (adenosine(37)-N6)-threonylcarbamoyltransferase complex transferase subunit TsaD: MTILGIETSCDETSAAIVRDGRLLANVTATQLFHSQYGGVVPELASRAHQRRIIPVVEEALAKAGVSKNELDGIAAVYGPGLVGAILVGLSFGKSMALGLGIPFVGVDHMEAHIFSNLIDDPKPEFPFVNLTVSGGHTQLVLVKGPFEHQVLGETKDDAAGEAFDKVAKMLGIGYPGGPLIDKYAKDGDPAFVSFPRPYLEEGSLEFSFSGLKTSVLYYLRKSGFIPFSDGAEASITQKKLRSDLCASFQAAVVDVLVNKAIRAAQASRVKSITVSGGVSANSELRTRMVETAVRHGLSVFMPKFEYCTDNGAMVAMVGYTKMQSGKTSSLELTAEPNLSLA; encoded by the coding sequence TTGACCATTCTCGGTATTGAAACATCGTGTGACGAGACCTCTGCAGCCATCGTGCGTGACGGCCGACTCTTGGCGAATGTCACGGCGACGCAATTGTTCCACTCGCAATACGGAGGGGTCGTCCCTGAACTGGCTTCAAGGGCGCACCAGCGCCGCATAATTCCGGTTGTGGAGGAGGCGCTTGCGAAAGCCGGGGTCTCCAAAAACGAACTCGACGGGATCGCCGCCGTCTATGGGCCCGGGTTGGTCGGCGCAATTCTCGTTGGTCTGAGCTTCGGAAAATCCATGGCCCTTGGCCTGGGGATTCCGTTTGTCGGCGTCGACCACATGGAGGCCCACATTTTCTCCAACCTCATCGACGATCCAAAGCCCGAATTCCCATTCGTAAACCTGACTGTTTCGGGCGGACACACCCAACTCGTTCTGGTGAAGGGACCGTTTGAACATCAGGTCCTCGGCGAGACGAAGGACGACGCGGCTGGAGAGGCATTCGATAAGGTGGCGAAGATGCTTGGAATTGGCTATCCGGGCGGACCACTGATTGACAAGTACGCCAAAGACGGAGATCCTGCGTTTGTCAGTTTTCCCCGTCCGTACCTCGAAGAGGGATCGCTCGAATTCAGTTTCAGCGGACTGAAGACCTCCGTCCTCTATTATCTTAGAAAGAGCGGCTTCATACCATTTTCTGATGGAGCTGAGGCGTCGATCACTCAGAAGAAACTGCGCTCTGACCTGTGTGCCAGTTTTCAGGCGGCTGTCGTGGACGTGCTCGTCAACAAGGCAATTCGCGCTGCTCAGGCATCACGAGTCAAGAGTATCACAGTCTCCGGGGGCGTTTCAGCGAATTCTGAACTCCGCACGAGGATGGTGGAAACTGCCGTTCGCCATGGATTGTCTGTGTTCATGCCGAAATTTGAATACTGCACCGACAACGGGGCGATGGTGGCGATGGTCGGGTACACGAAAATGCAGTCAGGGAAGACATCAAGTCTCGAATTGACAGCGGAGCCAAACCTGTCGCTTGCATGA